One Micromonospora sp. WMMD1120 genomic region harbors:
- a CDS encoding BMP family ABC transporter substrate-binding protein yields MRIASIVAVGGLALSAAACGEAPDDDNNAGGGAKKFSACMVTDVGGIDDKSFNTSAWKGLQEAKAANDNIDIKYVASKAEADYEPNLTQYVNQKCNFILAVGGLMANATSKIAKANPNQQFGIVDANPGDANVYPMQFDTAQAAFQAGYLAAGMSKSGKVGTYGGLPIPPVTIFMDGFVDGVAHYNKTKGKNVQALGWNKETQKGSFTNDFAKQDEGKKVSDALVAQGADIIMPVAGGSGLGTTAAAKASGGKYNTIWVDVDGCESTPDCSAIITTVVKNIPEAVKEAVVKAAGGEKLQATPGFVGTLANTGVSIAPYHDFDSKVPAELKAEVDKIKADIAAGTITVTSKAQPTK; encoded by the coding sequence ATGCGGATCGCCTCGATCGTCGCGGTGGGTGGGCTCGCGCTCTCCGCCGCCGCCTGTGGCGAGGCCCCCGATGATGACAACAACGCCGGCGGTGGCGCCAAGAAGTTCAGCGCCTGCATGGTGACCGACGTCGGCGGCATCGACGACAAGTCGTTCAACACCTCGGCCTGGAAGGGTCTGCAGGAGGCCAAGGCCGCCAACGACAACATCGACATCAAGTACGTCGCGTCGAAGGCCGAGGCCGACTACGAGCCGAACCTGACGCAGTACGTCAACCAGAAGTGCAACTTCATCCTGGCGGTCGGTGGCCTGATGGCCAACGCCACCTCCAAGATCGCCAAGGCGAACCCGAACCAGCAGTTCGGCATCGTCGACGCCAACCCGGGTGACGCCAACGTCTACCCGATGCAGTTCGACACCGCGCAGGCCGCGTTCCAGGCCGGCTACCTGGCCGCGGGGATGAGCAAGAGCGGCAAGGTGGGCACCTACGGTGGCCTGCCGATCCCGCCGGTGACGATCTTCATGGACGGCTTCGTCGACGGCGTGGCGCACTACAACAAGACCAAGGGCAAGAACGTCCAGGCGCTGGGTTGGAACAAGGAGACCCAGAAGGGCTCCTTCACCAACGACTTCGCCAAGCAGGACGAGGGCAAGAAGGTCTCCGACGCGCTGGTCGCCCAGGGCGCGGACATCATCATGCCGGTGGCCGGCGGCTCCGGCCTCGGCACCACCGCCGCGGCCAAGGCGTCGGGCGGCAAGTACAACACCATCTGGGTGGACGTCGACGGCTGCGAGAGCACCCCGGACTGCTCGGCGATCATCACGACCGTGGTCAAGAACATCCCGGAGGCCGTCAAGGAGGCCGTGGTCAAGGCCGCCGGTGGCGAGAAGCTGCAGGCGACCCCGGGCTTCGTCGGCACCCTGGCCAACACCGGTGTCTCGATCGCCCCGTACCACGACTTCGACAGCAAGGTTCCGGCCGAGCTGAAGGCCGAGGTCGACAAGATCAAGGCGGACATCGCCGCCGGCACCATCACCGTCACCTCGAAGGCCCAGCCGACCAAGTGA